In Halococcus saccharolyticus DSM 5350, one genomic interval encodes:
- a CDS encoding DUF7563 family protein: MPECKNCGGFVTAQYVRVFAPDEMENARVCPNCEDKLRDGNGVRSARSPRHADG; encoded by the coding sequence ATGCCGGAGTGTAAGAACTGCGGGGGGTTCGTGACTGCACAGTACGTGCGCGTGTTCGCTCCGGACGAGATGGAGAACGCGCGCGTCTGTCCGAACTGCGAAGACAAACTGCGCGACGGCAACGGGGTCCGGAGCGCACGCTCGCCACGCCACGCCGATGGGTGA